A region of Panicum virgatum strain AP13 chromosome 8N, P.virgatum_v5, whole genome shotgun sequence DNA encodes the following proteins:
- the LOC120684712 gene encoding putative hydro-lyase KRH_21160: MGAECRQHMDLAWVATGAPAHAGRRRAQPSPAPAAVACSPRPGRPPPRSPRRSACTRRASPTARPARNHSSACRCYRPSAPVLGAATVPAPRPRRRREALRGSGVPGRRSCPAIMCRPLRVPAAPAAALGPPRARAGVGKEEAAAGRQGSGVGRRPPPNPAQPACDFGRSRARRGARARRGPKQWRAAGHNGGAGQWRAPRRCAGRE, translated from the coding sequence ATGGGGGCAGAGTGCCGACAGCACATGGATCTGGCGTGGGTGGCCACCGGAGCCCCCGCccacgcaggccgccgccgcgcgcagccgTCGCCCGCACCGGCCGCCGTCGCGTGCAGCCCTCGcccgggccggccgccgccgcgcagccctCGCCGGAGCGCGTGCACTCGGCGCGCGTCGCCGACGGCGCGCCCCGCGCGCAACCACAGCTCGGCGTGCCGCTGCTATCGCCCTtccgcgccggtgctgggcgctgcCACCGTGCCCGCCCcgcgtcctcgccgtcgccgcgaggCCTTGCGGGGGAGCGGAGTGCCAGGCCGCCGCAGCTGCCCCGCTATCATGTGCAGGCCGTTGCGCgtgcccgccgcgccggccgccgcacttGGCCCGCCACGCGCAAGGGCCGGGGTGGGgaaggaggaggccgcggccggcAGGCAAGGGTCGGGGGtggggaggaggccgccgccgaaccCTGCTCAGCCGGCGTGCGACTTcgggcggagcagggcgcggcGAGGGGCCAGGGCGCGGCGAGGGCCCAAGCAGTGGCGCGCGGCGGGCCACAACGGTGGGGCGGGGCAGTGGCGAGCGCCGCGCCGGTGTGCGGGGCGGGAGTAG